A single window of Bacteroides sp. DNA harbors:
- the thiL gene encoding thiamine-phosphate kinase encodes MSEHEKKALTDISSLGEFRLIDHLTKNIQLKNPGTLKGVGDDAAVLETGQEIMLVSKDLLVEGVHFDIVYTPLKHLGYKAVAVNLSDIYAMNGTPAQVIIGLAVSSRYSLEALEELYEGMLLACEKYGVDMVGGDTTASPSGMVLSVTVIGHAPKEKVVYRGGSAVNDLICVSGSLGGAYCGLLVLKREKAAFKGNPDVQPDLGSYEHVLERQLKPEPRRDIVDMLSKAGVMPSSMIDISDGLASEVMHLCKNSGNGAVIYEEHIPIDQRMAAVAHEFNIDPTTCALSGGEDYELLFTARQEDYEKIKELESIRIIGHMADASQGAHLVTTSGQWIELTAQGWDGLRKRED; translated from the coding sequence ATGAGTGAACACGAAAAGAAAGCCCTGACCGATATTTCCAGCTTGGGTGAGTTCAGGCTTATTGACCACCTGACCAAAAACATCCAATTAAAGAATCCCGGAACGCTGAAAGGCGTTGGCGATGATGCCGCAGTGCTCGAAACCGGACAGGAGATCATGCTGGTCTCAAAAGACCTGCTGGTGGAAGGGGTCCACTTCGATATCGTTTACACCCCGCTGAAACATCTGGGATATAAGGCTGTGGCCGTCAACCTTTCCGACATTTATGCTATGAACGGGACGCCGGCCCAGGTAATCATTGGCCTGGCCGTCTCGAGCCGCTATTCGCTTGAAGCCCTCGAAGAACTCTACGAAGGCATGCTGCTGGCCTGCGAAAAATACGGGGTGGATATGGTTGGTGGCGACACCACGGCCAGCCCATCAGGGATGGTTCTTTCGGTTACAGTCATAGGGCACGCGCCAAAGGAGAAGGTGGTTTACCGGGGAGGCTCGGCAGTGAACGACCTGATTTGTGTGAGTGGAAGCCTGGGTGGCGCTTATTGCGGATTGCTGGTTTTGAAACGTGAAAAGGCCGCCTTCAAGGGGAATCCCGATGTTCAGCCCGACCTGGGTAGTTATGAACACGTGCTGGAGCGACAGTTAAAGCCTGAGCCCCGACGGGATATTGTGGATATGCTCAGTAAGGCCGGAGTAATGCCCAGTTCAATGATTGACATCTCTGATGGATTGGCTTCTGAGGTGATGCACCTTTGCAAAAACTCAGGCAATGGTGCTGTCATTTACGAAGAGCACATCCCCATTGATCAGCGTATGGCTGCCGTGGCGCATGAATTCAATATCGACCCCACCACCTGTGCCCTCAGCGGGGGAGAAGACTACGAACTGCTGTTTACCGCCCGCCAGGAAGATTATGAAAAGATAAAAGAACTGGAAAGCATTAGAATTATTGGCCATATGGCAGATGCCTCCCAGGGAGCCCACCTCGTTACCACTTCCGGGCAGTGGATCGAATTGACTGCCCAGGGCTGGGACGGCCTGCGAAAAAGGGAAGATTAA
- a CDS encoding ribonuclease H family protein has translation MPKKKYYVVWAGHQTGVFDNWNECRKAVHGFEGARYKSFETLEQAKKAYQDNPFQHIGKKAAPSPPDPEKIKAVGMPIENSLSVDAACNMTTGDMEYRGVYTASKTLLFKQGPFPKASNNIGEFLALVHALAWCQKNKLKLPIYSDSKTAMAWVRNKHAKTKVEENSQNEALFDLIDRAEYWLKNNNWENPILKWETEVWGEIPADYGRK, from the coding sequence ATGCCGAAAAAAAAATATTATGTAGTATGGGCCGGGCATCAAACCGGCGTTTTCGACAATTGGAACGAATGCCGGAAGGCCGTCCATGGTTTTGAAGGCGCCCGCTACAAGTCGTTCGAAACCCTGGAGCAGGCTAAAAAAGCTTACCAGGACAACCCGTTTCAGCATATTGGCAAAAAGGCCGCCCCGTCTCCGCCCGACCCTGAGAAAATAAAGGCCGTTGGCATGCCCATTGAGAACAGCCTTTCGGTTGATGCCGCCTGCAACATGACCACCGGCGACATGGAATACCGCGGGGTTTATACTGCCAGCAAGACATTGCTCTTTAAGCAGGGGCCATTCCCCAAAGCATCAAACAACATTGGGGAATTCCTGGCACTGGTGCATGCCCTGGCCTGGTGTCAAAAGAATAAACTGAAACTACCCATTTATTCCGATTCGAAAACGGCCATGGCCTGGGTAAGAAACAAACACGCCAAAACCAAAGTGGAGGAAAACAGCCAGAATGAAGCGCTTTTTGACCTGATCGACCGGGCTGAATACTGGCTGAAAAATAATAACTGGGAAAACCCTATCCTGAAATGGGAAACCGAAGTGTGGGGAGAGATTCCGGCAGATTATGGA